The following DNA comes from Tunturibacter psychrotolerans.
CGCACGATGGTGCAGTTGGACGCAATTCCGTTCGATGTCTCGATGCCGTTGCTCGCATATAACCAGGCCCGGGAGACACTCATTACGCAGGCGATCGCCGGACTTGGGTTGGGATGCAAAGGAAGTGAAGCAGGTGCTGTGTATTTGCCGAGCACCCTTGGCGAGTTGCCTGACCTGCCGCGTTTGGCATTCATGCTAAAACTCGTTTTGCGATCCTCGGAGATCGAAGTGGCAAAGTTCCTGGACGTCACGCCGTCCAAAGTGAGGGAGTTGGTTCAGGCTGCGATCGACCGTCTGAGCTTGCGGGTGCCCTTTTCTGTGCTGAATGGATGCTATGACGCGTGATTCGCGAAATTCTCAAAGTTAAAACACTGAACCCGGATTGCTCCGGGCTCGGTCTTCGGACTTGTGCGGAAGGCGATCGACTAGGAAGCTTTCTTCGTCTTCGCAGCCGGTGCCGGAGTTTCTGCGATTGACTCGGCCTGTTGGCGTAGAGCATGGATGACGACGCGCAGCATCTCCTCTTCAGGGGCAGGTTTGCCGGTGAAAATCTCGAACTGACGAGCTCCCTGCTGAACGAACATCTCGATGCCGGTGATGATGGAAATGCTTTGCTGCCGTGCGAGACGGAGTAGTGGGGTTTCGAGCGGGTTGTAGACGAGGTCGAAGACCAGCTTGGTGTTGAGGTCTGCTGCTTCTAGGATCGGCGTAGTCTTGACACCAGCCATACCAACCGGAGTTGCATTGACGATTACGTCGAAGGTGGTTTTGGATAGAGCATCTTTCTTAATCGTCTTCGAACCGGACTGCTTGGCCAGTTTCTGAGCGGTCTCGGAGGTGCGATTGAGGATGAAGACCTCGGCTCCCTTGTCGCGCATACCGAAGACGGCGGCGCGAGCGGCTCCGCCGGCACCTAGAACGAGAGCCTTTGCTCCGCGGAGGGACATTCGCTTCTCAATAGGGCCGGTGATCCCGGCGACGTCTGTGTTGAAGCCATAGAGCTTGCCGTCCTGGCGGAGGACCGTGTTGCAGGCACCGATTTTGGCGGAGAGAGGATCGGTCTTCTCGAGGTGTGCCATGATCTCCTGCTTGAGCGGCATGGTGACGCTGAGGCCCTGGATGGGGATCTCATGCACCAATTTGAGCAGGTCAGCGAGCTTGTTGGCCTGAAGCGCAAGATAGACAGCATTTACGGTCTCGCGGCGGAAGGCCGTGTTCATCATGATGGGAGAGAGCGAGCTGCGGATGGGGTTGCCGGCGACACCGTAAACCTTTGTGGCTGCGTCGACTTGATCGATGCGATAGGTTTCGATCAGTGTGCGGGCGGCGATCTGGCCAGGGCCAGTCTCCTCGCCGGCTGTTGCTGCGGCGAAGGTAAAGGCGCTGCCGGCGCGGAGTCCGAGAACGCGGGAGATGATGCCTGCATCGCCCATACAGATGCCAACGATGTTGGAGTGATCGTCCATACGTTCGATGAAGCGCATGAGAGTGACGTTGTCTGTGAGACTCTTGGCCGTGGGCACGATCTTGATGAAGTCGGGGTGAAAGGGCTCGATGCGCTTGAAGATGCCGTCAAGATCTTTGGTGGCTGCGAAGTCGTGATGGCTGATGATAAGGGCGACGCCTGTTTCGCGAAGCTTCTGAAGCTCGCCTTTCTTCAGGCTCTCAGCCGATTCAAGCTCAAGATCGACGATGTGGAAACCAGAGGTTCCCGCTTTGGAGAGAATCTCCATCTCGGCGACGAGATTGCCTGAGAATTTACCGCCGTTAGCCGCGCGACGACAGGTCGCGATGGCTGTGACCGCGGTATTGTCGCTGAGGAAATGTTTCAGCTTCGGCAAAGCGAGGAGAGGCTTCTCCAGGTAGTCGAGGCGGAACTCGAGGAAAGGCGTCTCTTTGACGACAGCGGTAGCTTTTTCAAGCATCTCGGCAGGCGTGGCGCCAATGATGGCGACGCAGACTTTACCGATACGGGAACGAAGAAATTGGGGGGTTACGCTGGGCACATTCACTCTCATGTCTACAATCGCGGTATATTACAGACCCGCTGGGAAGGATGCAAATTTTTGTTGAAATATAAGGAGTTTAGTTCCTGTCCTTGCAACGTTACTCGGTTTCGTTTCTTTGGATGCGCGAGACGAGTCGAAGACACTAGAAGTAGACGCTATATCTCGAAGAATGTTACTCGTCAGTAGTTCGAGAGGGAAGGGACTAATACAGGGTCGGCGAAATCGTGAACGAGGCTGTTAGTTGACATTATCGCGGGGAAATGCGGACAAAGTTTATCAAAGTAAAGGAGTTAGCGTGAGCGAAGAGATTAAAACTATGCGAAATGGGGCGTGGGATAGGTTCGGGTGGTTGCGGCATGGTTTCAGCACCCGGAGCGGGGGTATTTCGGCGGTTTATGGGGGAAAATCGCTGAATCTGGGATGGACCAAAGAGGATGACAGGGCGTCGGTGGTGGAAAATCGACGGCAATTTGTGCGGTTTCTTGATGGTGATTTGGTGGATAGACGTGGTTCGGTGCTGGTGGGAGTGCGGCAGATTCACTCCGACATCGTGAGAGTGGTTCGGGATGGGGATGGGGCGTTGGAAGGCAGGCTTCAGACTGCGGAGGGAAAGGCAGTTCTCGAGGGAGATGGGCTGATTACCAACGTTCCGGGAGTGCTTGTAGGGGTGGGGACGGCCGATTGCGTTCCGGTGCTGGTGGTGGATGGGAAGAATAGAGCGGTCGGGGCGTTTCATGCGGGATGGCGGGGTACGGTGGCTCAGATCGTGGAGCGCGGAGTGGCGATGATGGTGGACGAGTATGGGTCGCGGGTGGAGGATCTGGAGGCGGCGGTTGGGCCGAGCATTGGTGCTTGCTGCTACTCGGTTGGTAAGGAGGTGCACAACGAGTTCCACGAGCGGTTTGGGTACGCGGCAGATCTTTTTCGAGTTGGTGTCGACGAGGATGACGCCAAAATTTATCTGGATCTGTGGGAAGCGAATCGAAGACAGCTGTTGAACGCCGGACTGGGAGAAGAGCAGATTACCCTGATGGGGGAGTGTACGGCTTGCGAGGTCGATGCGAGAGGGGAGCAGAAGTATTTTTCGCATCGTGGAGAGAAGGGTGTTGCGGGGAGAATGCTGAGCGTTGTCGGTGTGGCTGGATAGCTTTGCGTTGGATCCGATGAAAAAGAGTCAGGACCACCCATGTTGAGCGATCCTGACTCCTCTGTTGTCCGCGAGCTTAGTCACGTTGATATTTTCAAAAACACAGCGGTCCAGAGCTACTACTTTACGAATGCTTAGTCCATCAGTTTTCGCGTGAAGTAGGTGTACTGTTCGGCGCGGGTGTTGGCCTGTTCTTTGAGATTGGCTCCAGGTGCGTGACCGCCTTCGATAATTTCGTCGTAGAAGAAGGGCTTGTGGAACTCTTCGAGGCGAGCGGCGAATTTGCGTGCGTGAACCGGTCCTACTCGGTCATCCTTGGTTGTAGTGAAGATGAGAGGTTCTGGGTAATTTGTGTTGGGGTTGAGCTGGTTGTAAGGGGAGATGTAGGCGAGGAATTTTCGTTCCTCTGGGATGGTGACAGTGCCGTATTCTCCGACCCAGGAAGCGCCTGCTGCGATCTGTTCGTAGCGGAGCATATCGAGTAGGGGTACCTGAATGACGACGGCGTTCCACATCTCGGGGTGTTGAGTGAATTCCACGCCCATGAGGAGTCCTCCATTGGAGCCGCCAACAATGCCTAGGCGACGAGGCGACGTGATCTTGCGGCTGAAGAGATCCTGACCGACTGAGGCGAAGTCGTCATAGATGCGCTGGCGATGGGTCTTGAGGCCGGCGTCATGCCAGGCTGGGCCGAACTCGCCGCCGCCGCGGATGTTAGCCAGGACAAAGGTGCCGCCTCGCTCAAGCCATAGCTTGCCAAGGGTGGGATTGTAGAGAGGCGTCATGGAGACTTGAAAGCCGCCGTATGCGTTCATCACGGTGGGATTGGAGCCGTCGTATTTGATGTCCTTAAGACGGACGAGGAAGTAGGGGATTTTGGTCCCGTCTTTGGAGGTAGCCTCAAGTTGTTCGACGATGAGGTTGGATGCGTCGAACTGGGCCGGGAGAGTCTTTGCCGACTTCATACCAGCTGAAGCAGCGTCACCCAGAAGGAGCGAGGAAGGCGTGAGGAAGCCAGTGGTCTGGACGAAGAACTTATCGTCAGAGGTGTTGGCAGAGGCGATCTCGACGCTGAGATTGTCGAGGATGTCGAGTTTCTTGCGAGTCCAGGTGTTGTTTGCGTCGTGGGTGTAGAAGTAGGCGCGACCTTGAACGTGGTCGAGCGTGGTGATGAGCAGATGATTTTTCGTTGTTGCCGCGTCCTGAAAGAACTCCTGGGATGTGGGCGTGAAGACGACCGTGGGTTTGAGGTGGACGGGGTCTTTTCTAACGGCCTCAAGATTAAGCGCTATCAACGAGCCCTGAGGGAATGTCGTGGAGAGGCCTTGAGGCTTCCAGTCTTCGTTGAGTTCGACGAAGATTTGGCCGTCGAGCATTCCGTGAAGCTGGCACTTTCCGGGGACAGAGATTTTTTCAGTTCCTCCTGAGGTGTAGAAAGAGATTTCACTCTCGAAGAAATTCACTCCGCGATTGATGACGACTACAGCGTGACCCTGTCCGTCGTTGATCGTAAACGGGGCGACTTGTACGTCGGTCTGTGTGCCCCGGTAGACTTCTTTGGCTTGATCGAGGGTTTGGCCGCGCTTCCAGACTTTGACGACGAAGGGATAGCCGGACTGGGTCATTGTTCCGTCGCCCCAGTTGCGGGCAACCAGAAGAGTGTCTTTGTCGACCCAGGTCACATCCTGCTTTGATTTGGGCAAGACAAAACCATTCTTCACAAAATCGCCGGTCTTGAGATCGAACTCGCGGAGTGTGTCGGCGTCTTCGCCGCCGTCGGAGAGCGAGACGAGACAGAGGCCGTTGCCGGGATAGAGGCAGTTGAGCCCCTTTTGAACCCATTTTTGGTTGTCCTTTGCGGCGAGGGCGTCGTAGTCGATGACTGTGTGCCAATCAGGTTGCGAAGTCAGGTAGCTGTCGAGGGAGGTCTTACGAAGGATGCCGCGGACGTGCTGGGCGTCTTGCCAGGTGTTGTAGACCTCGCCGACGTGGAAGTCCGGGGTGGGAAGTCGAGTAGGAGACTCGAGTACTTTAAGCGCGGTCTCGGCCAGCACGGCGTAGCGTGGGTCGGCCTGCAGAACCTTCGCTGAACGGGCATTTTCTTCGTTTACCCAGGCCATGGCTTTTTCGCCGGAGACGTCTTCGAGCCACTGGTATTTATCAGGCTGCTCGTTGGTGTTCTGTGCAGAGGAGTGAATGGAACCAAGGGTTGTTGCGATTGCGAACGCGGTAAGGATTGCGGTCTTGCGACTTCGAAGCAGCATCGTGTCTGTTCCCCTTCGTGAATGCGCGGTTTGGTTGGTCCCGTTGCTCTGCCAAAGCCCGGGTTTCTTGCAGAGATGCTCAGTGTAGCGCAGGATTCGTTTGTAGTTGTGGGACGGCAGCAAGGCAGAGTCTAGGTTTTGCAGAGTTCCTCTGCAAGTTCTTCGCGGTGGCTGAGGGCGATTGTATCGATGCGGTTGAGGACGTGCAGGTAGAAGAAGAACGCGGCGACGGCCAGCAGGAGGAAGAAGGGAACCATCAGCCATGGGAGGTTGAAGGAGTTCGCCAGCAAGACGCCACCGTAACCGATGGCGAAGCAGGCTGCCACGATACCAACAGCGATGAGGGCGCTGAGCTGAGAGGTCTGCTTGCGGTTGATCTTCGAGAGGTCAATTTTTTTTGGAGCGGCGAGAGAACGAAGGTTGCCGACTGCTCCGTTGGTGAAGACTGCGAAGAGAAGCCAACAGAACGTACCAAGGGAGATGAGAAGCGATGGTGGGTGGGCGGTGAGACTGATGACGGTGAAGATCAGAACGAGTTCGATAAAGCTCAAGAGAAAACCGATGATGTTCTTTGCCAGGAAGACGTCGCGGAGGCGAGTGGGGGAGAGGAAGTAGAACTGGATTCCGGGGCCGTCCATGCCGAGGCAGTTGTACGAGAGGATGGAGACGCCGAGGACGGAGTATGCGACTGCGGCAGGAAAGACGAAGCTGCCGAAGCGTCCGCTGGTACCGATGCGGTTGGCGAAGAGGAAGACCATGAAGATGGGAGCGATGAAACCATAGAGCTGATTCGTATTGCGGCGGAGGTAGAGGAATTCCTTTTGCAGGCAGGCGGCGATGGTAGGGCTGAGACCCACGGTGCTCGCGCTTGCGAGTGGCGAGGTTGAGGGATGCGGGATTGCCGCGGGAGTGTTTGGGATGCGGACTGTTTGGGGCTGCTTGGTGGTTTCGCTTAGATTTTCTCCGCGGAACTCGCGATGCATGCGTAAGGCGTAGATGGCCAGGAAGAGGCTGCTGAAAGCTACGAGGCCGACGAGTGCCGCGAAGGCGTGGAGGAAGCGTCCCCCAGCAAAGTTGGCGATTGACGTCGCTGTTAGTCCGGGAGGGAGAAGTGCGGCGAGGGGTTCAATCTGGTGGAAGATCTTGAGTAGGAATGGAAGATGATTGGCGTGGTGACGGTTGTTTTGAAAGCCAGGGTTGAAGTTGAGATTGATGTATTGAAAGCCAAGCGAGGCGAAGAGGATGAAGGCGGTTAGAATCTCGCGGGCGCGACGGGTAGAGAGCCAACGGTCGACCCAGGAGAGGACCATTCGGGTGAAAAAGATGTTCGATAAAGCATAGATGATGAGCAGGAGAGTGGCCCAGGGGAGGAGAGACGGTCGGGCGATTGCTATGCCGATATCGGCTGCGGTAAGAGCGAGAGTGCCGATGACGTTCGAGGCGGAAAGCAGGCCGAAGAAGAGGCGTGCGGTGAGGTAGCGTGGAAAGCTGATGGGGAAACGGATGATGGTGTTGATGTCGAAACTTAGGCTGGGTGGGGAGATATTGAGGACGACGAGTTGCCAGAGGGCGAAGATGGCCCAGGTAAGCGCAGGGAGAAGCGTTAGTTTGTCGGCTGAAATGAGGTAATAGCTGGCGAAGCCTGCACCGACGATGGGGCCAACGGCGATGATGCCAAGGACGGGGAAGAAGATGATTCGAGCGATGAGTTCGCCAACTCCTCCTTTGCGACAGAACGCGTTGCGGAAGATGCACCAGCGGAGTTGGGCGAGTGCGAGGAATTGAGCGCGGCTTTGTGCGGCGGTCCAGGGGCGGGTATGAACGGCTGTCAGTGTGGGTGGCGGCGGAGTTTGGATCAGCCCAGCCATGAGAGCTCCTGTTCGGGGTGGGCGGCGGAGGGGTCGCTGCCGACGACGCTGAGGAAGATCTGTTCGAGGGTGAGGGTTTGATGGCTGCTGCCGTTGCCTTGGGGGTTGCGGGCCTGAACGCCTGCGCGGAGTTCTTCAAGGGAGCCGGTAGCGATGAGGTGGCCGCGGTCGATGATGGCGATGTGAGTGCAGAGACGCTCGACAATCTCGAGGACGTGGGATGTGAGGAAGATGGTGGCGCCGCGGGCGATCATGCCTTGCAGCATGGCCTTGAGAGTGCCGGAAGCGATGGCGTCGACGCCTTCAAAGGGCTCGTCGAGGAAGAGGATGCGTGGGCCGTGGATGACGGCTGCGGCGAGGGCTAGCTTTTTCTGCATCCCGTGGGAAAAGTCGGTGATGAGCTTTTTCGTTTCGCCGGCGAGGCTCATGAATTCGAGGAGCTCGGTGGTGCGGGCGGCGGTGGTGGCCTGGTCGAGGCCGTACATGCGGCCTACGAAACGGAGGTATTCAGCCGCAGTAAGACGGCCGAAGAGGGCGAGGCCCTCGGGGACGACTCCGATCTGGCGCTTGACCTCGATGGGGTTCGCGATGGCGTCGAGGCCGAGGATCTGGATAGAACCAGAGGTCGGGGCCAGCAGCCCAGTGAGCATCTTGATGGTGGTGGATTTGCCGGCTCCGTTTGGGCCGAGGAAGCCGAAGAACTGGCCAGGGGCGACCGTGAGGTTGACGTCCTGAACTGCGATGAAGTCGCCGAAACGACGGGTAAGGCCTGTAATGGTAACGGCGGGGATCATGTGTGGGAAGCATACCGCAGAGGTTGGGGAGCAGGGCAAATTCCAAAAGTTCTGACAGGGAAGGGTATGGGCCGTCAGGCCGAACAAACGGCTCGGGAGCGACCGCCAACGATTTGAGTGGGAAGGACTTTCCGCTCTTGGGGAACTCGTAAAACCTAAACGCTTCCTGAGGATGGCAACTGATGGGAGATGCCGTTTTAAGACTTGGCTGGAAGATGCAACGAATGAAGGATGTGCGGGTTGTTATACTTAAGGGTCACCTCATTTAGCCGAGCTGAGGATGTGACTGTGTTTTGGGCAGGACGCGATGCTCGGTGAGCGAGACTGCAGAACAGGTTTTGATGAGCAACATTCTTGAGACGATTAACTCTCCCGCTGATGTGAAGAAGCTGTCGATTGCGGAGCTGACCCAGCTGGCAGAGGAGATTCGGGCGCGACTGATTGTCGGGGTTGCCAAGACAGGCGGGCATATTGGCCCGAACCTCGGTGTTGTCGAATTGACCCTGGCGATGCATTATGTCTTCGATACGCCGACGGATAGCTTTGTCTTTGATGTCAGCCACCAGGCTTATGTGCACAAGCTGCTGACTGGACGAGAGAAGCTGTTCCATACGATTCGGCAACCGGGCGGGTTGAATGGATTTATGCTGCGCACTGAGAGTGAACATGACAGCTACGGTGCAGGCCACGCCGGAACAGCGCTTAGTGCAGCGCTTGGGATGGCTGTTGGCCGCGACATGGCGGGTGGAAAAGAACACATCGTCGCGCTGGCTGGGGACGCAGCGTTTACAAATGGGATCTCATTCGAAGCGCTGAACAATATTGCGGCTCAGACCAAGCGATTGATCGTAGTGCTGAACGATAACGCATGGTCGATCGATAAGAACGTTGGAGCGATTGCGGAGTACTTCCACAAGATTGTGACGAATCCGACGGTTTCGAGCCTGCATGACAAGGCAGCGGATCTATTGGAGCGGTTTGGCGGCAAGACGGCGCGGCACGTGGTGCGTAAGGCAGAAGAGGCCGCAAAGGGACTGATCGGGCCAGGCATGCTGTTTGAGGAGTTCGGCCTGAGCTACTTCGGCCCGCTCGATGGACATAATCTTCCGTTGCTGATCGAGACGTTCAAGTATCTCAAGCAACAGAACCGGCCAGTTGTGCTGCATGCGATTACTCAGAAGGGCAGGGGCTTTCAACCGGCGATTGAGAAGCAGAAGAAGTTTCACGGGCTTGGGCCGTATGACGCGCAGACGGGAGAGACAAAGGCTGCGGGACAGAAGACCTACTCGGAGATATTTGCCGAGTCGTTGACCAAGCTGGCGACCGCGAACGATAAGGTAGTAGCAATTACTGCTGCGATGCCGAATGGGACGGCGCTCGATCTCTTCCGGCCGCATCATCCCAAGCGATACTTCGACGTGGGGATCGCTGAGGAACACGCGGTGATCTTTGCAGCCGGCATGGCTACAAAGGGCTATAAACCTTTTTGTGCGATCTACTCGACTTTTTTGCAGCGAGCCTTTGACCAGGTTGTGCATGATGTTTGTCTGCAGAATCTGCCAGTGGTGTTCTGCATGGACCGCGGTGGTTTGAGTGGTGATGATGGACCGACTCACCATGGGCTCTTCGATATTAGCTATCTGCGCAGCGTTCCAAATCTCATCCACATGGTTCCCAAGGATGAAGATGAACTGTCAGACATGATGTACACGGCGATGCTGCATGATGGGCCAAGCGCGATTCGGTATCCGCGTGGCACTGGGCCGGGAGTGGCTGTTAAAGAGCGCCCAAAAGCAATCGAGATCGGCAAGGCCGAAGTGATCCGCGATGGAGCAGATGTTGCGATCTTCGGTTTGGGTGCGATGCTGCCTGAGGCGGAAAGGCTGGCAGAGATGCTGAAGCGCGAGGGTTTTTCCGCGGCGGTCATTAACCCTCGTTTTGCGAAGCCGATTGATCGCGATTGCGTCGGGGAGTTCGGCCGTCGCTGTGGGTTGGTAATTACGTTAGAGGACCATGTGCTCGCGGGTGGGTTTGGCTCTGCCGTGATGGAGACGCTAAACGAGCTTGAGTTGCAGACTTCGGTGGTGAGGGTGGGATGGCCGGACGCCTTCATCGAGCACGGCAAGGTGGAGTCGTTGCGGGAGAAGTATGGCCTGACTGCGGAGGCAGCTCTTGAAAAGGCCAGACCCTACCTCGCAAAGATGATGGATCAGGTGCTGGCCAAGCACTCCTAACGTTATTCAACGATAAAGAAATGTCTGCCTTGTGCGGCCCATTCTCATTCAGGATGCAATAAGGGCTTACTGTTTTATGTAGACCCACGTGCTCTTCTCATCCTCTTTTCCGGGGTTCCAAGAGACGTCTGTAAGGGTTTTGCCGTCTGCTGAGAGAGTGTGGGTTCCGTAGAGTCTGGGCTTTCCATCGAACTTGTAAGTGTAAGAGAGTTTCGAGGGAGAGAGCATCTCGAAAGATATCGTCATTCCTGCTGGAACAAGGGGTCCGGTATAGGCATTGTCAGTTCCGTCCGTTTTGCCTTCTACCGACGATTTGTATTCCGGGTATTCCATGCGGATGATCCCGGGGCCCGGCGAGGAAATTACGTATGTATCCGGTGCCGACATGGTGACTTTCGTGGATCGCCATTTTCCGACAAGACCGGTGGTTCCTGTCTCGCGGACGTAAACATCTTCCTCGCTGTAGGCTGATCCGTCAGGTCTGGTGCGTTCCATGGTGATGGTATATGTTTTCCCGTCGGGAGAGATCTGCCGGTGTACCTTTGAGAAGACGTTGCCATTGAACATGACGACCGTGTTCCACGCGTTGTCTCCGTCGGCGGTCCAGATGACGGAGCGGCCGTACACCGACTTGTACTCTTTACCGTCGATACGAAAATCAAAATTGGCGTTGCTACCGTTGGAGTAATGCATCAGGCCATTGGCTCCCTGGGTGTAGGTAAAGGTGTCACCCGTGAAGTGACTCTTGTCGATATCAAGCTTCCATGTGCCGACCCAGGGATTATCGGCGGCATGAGACGAGAGTGTTGGCAACGCAAGTAATGCGCACGCGAGAAGGAGCTTCTTCATGAGATGCCTCCAGAGCTTCTATTCGGTTTTAGGGCCTTGGGGAGGACGGGATTCTAACAGAATTTATGCGGACGGTAAAGGGAAATTCAGGGTTGGATGCCAGGGCGCACCTGGAGGGAAAGCAGCTCGTTTGTGCGCGCGTGGCGATAGTCGAAGGTGCTGCGGAGCTGGCGGGTAATGAAGAGGCGGTTGCCTAGATCGCCCAGTTTGCCGAGAGGCAATTCGTATGCGACCTCGTCGTAGAGCAGCGTGCCGGAGGTGGATATTCCGGAAGCGTCGGTGCGGTTCTCTGTATGAAGTCGGTGGCAGTGATGCCAATAGGCGAAGGGGCCGCGGAGTTGTCGGTCGCAGAAGTGATCGTTCCAGACGAACTCAGAGATTTCTGCGTCCCATGGAACTCGGATGGGCGAATATGGGAGTGGGCGAAAGCTGATGGTGAGCTTCGTATTTGCTCCGGCCACGATGGTGCTGATGCTTGAGGCGTCTGTGGGTTCCGGTCGCGGGGGTGGTGGTGCTATGGAGATCTTCTCGATGCGGGCACGCTGCCAGGGAGGCATAAGGCGTGGGAGATTTTCGGGATTCGCGAAGAAGGCGAAGACGAGGTCAACGGGATAGGGGAGCCACTGTTCGGAGTGAAATGTGTGGCGCATGCTGGGTTGGTTATAACGTGTTGAGCGAGTGGTGCAGACAGCAAACAGAACGCTGTTTCGTGTGACGCGAAAAAGAGGCGCCTCGTGATGAGGCGCCTTGAAGGATTGCCGGAGGAAACACTTAGTTGGGCATGAGGACGGTGTCGATGACGTGGATGACACCGTTCGACTGGAAGACATCGGCGGTAGTGATGGTGGCCATGCCGCCTTTGGCGTCGGTCAGCATGATGTTGCCGCCGGACATGGTTGCGGTGAGGTTTTCGCCCTGAACAGTCTTAAGGGTGGCTTTGCCTCCGCCCTTCTGGATCATCTTTGCGAGCTCTTTCGAGCTGACCTTGCCTGCCACGACGTGGTAGGTGAGGATTTTGTCGAGTGTGTCTTTGTTTTCGGGTTTGACGAGTGTGTCGACGGTGCCGGCCGGTAGTTTGGCGAAGGCGTCATCGGTGGGAGCGAAGACGGTGAAGGGGCCCGGGCTGTTGAGGGTATCGACCAGACCGCCGGCTTTGACGGCAGCGACGAGGGTCTTGTGAATCGGCGAGTCGACTGCGTTCTCGACGATTGTCTTGGTGGGGTACATGGCAGCTCCGCCCACATCGGGATCCTTCTGGGCGTGAGCGCTGAGTGAGGTGATGGCCAGAGTGGCCACTGCGAGAGTTGCGAGAAGAGACTTCTTCATTTCGGTTTCCTTTGCGTTCTGAAGTTCTAGAGGCTCGTTCCCTGCAGGGGCGTTCATAAGCATCTACGTCCACTTGCGTGGACTGGATTGGTTCTATTCCCATCATGCTCGTGAAAACCAGACCTGAGTGGCAGTGCTGCGAGGTCGGTTGTGTGTGCGTAATTGATCGCGAGAAGATGTTGATGATGTGAAGTTGTGCATCCTACGAAGGTGGCGTTGACAATTACCTCGAGTCCTCGTCAACTGAAGGTCGGAGCCTATGTTAAAAGTGGCCAGCAGGACGAGTGACGGGTTGATGCAGGCACAGGAGGTGGGAGACCATCCCGCCCATGCGCATGACCGTGGCTTGATGCTGATCGGTCTTTTCAAGCTGGCGAAGGCGATCTTCTTCTTCTGTATCGGTGCCGGCGCGGTTCATCTGCTGCATAAAGATGTCGGCGACGAGGTGACGCGGTTGGCGCTGCGGTTGAGGTTTGACCCTGAGAGTCGCCTGGTTGCGCTGCTGCTCCACAAGGCGGATCT
Coding sequences within:
- a CDS encoding fasciclin domain-containing protein, with protein sequence MKKSLLATLAVATLAITSLSAHAQKDPDVGGAAMYPTKTIVENAVDSPIHKTLVAAVKAGGLVDTLNSPGPFTVFAPTDDAFAKLPAGTVDTLVKPENKDTLDKILTYHVVAGKVSSKELAKMIQKGGGKATLKTVQGENLTATMSGGNIMLTDAKGGMATITTADVFQSNGVIHVIDTVLMPN